One Osmerus mordax isolate fOsmMor3 chromosome 16, fOsmMor3.pri, whole genome shotgun sequence genomic window carries:
- the LOC136958631 gene encoding myosin-7 — MGDAHMAQFGTAAPFLRKSDRERLEAQTRPFDMKKECFVPDTEEEYVKASITSREGDKATAQTERGKTVTVKECDIHPQNPPKFDKIEDMAMFTFLHEPAVLFNLKERYAAWMIYTYSGLFCVTVNPYKWLPVYNQEVVEAYRGKKRAEAPPHIFSISDNAYQYMLTDRENQSILITGESGAGKTVNTKRVIQYFASIAAAGGGKKDTGSEKKGTLEDQIIQANPALEAFGNAKTIRNDNSSRFGKFIRIHFAASGKLASADIETYLLEKSRVTFQLKAERDYHIFYQILSQKKPELLEMLLITNNPYDYGFISQGETTVQSINDSDELIATDDAFDVLGFTQEEKNGIYKMTGAIMHYGNMKFKQKQREEQAEADGTEDADKVAYLMGLNSADLIKGLCHPRVKVGNEWVTKGQSVQQVNYSIGALSKSVYEKMFLWMVVRINQSLDTRQPRQYFIGVLDIAGFEIFDFNTFEQLCINFTNEKLQQFFNHHMFVLEQEEYKKEGIEWTFIDFGMDLQACIDLIEKPMGIMSILEEECMFPKASDATFKAKLYDNHLGKSNNFQKPRIIKGRPEAHFSLVHYAGTVDYNIGNWLVKNKDPLNETVVGLYQKSTVKLLGVLFANYAGSEASDGGKGKGSKKKGSSFQTVSALHRENLNKLMTNLRSTHPHFVRCIIPNETKTPGAMENPLVMHQLRCNGVLEGIRICRKGFPNRILYGDFKQRYRILNPAAIPEGQFIDSKKGAEKLLGSLDIDHSQYKFGHTKVFFKAGLLGTLEEMRDDRLSLIITGVQSRARGLLARIEFQKIVERRDALLVIQWNVRAFMGVKNWPWMKLFFKIKPLLKSAESEKEMANMKDEFLKLKEAYAKSETRRKELEEKMVSLLQEKNDLQLQVQAEQDNLGDAEERCEGLIKNKIQMEAKAKELTERLEDEEEMNAELTAKKRKLEDECSELKKDIDDLELTLAKVEKEKHATENKVKNLTEEMAALEEIIAKLTKEKKALQEAHQQTLDDLQSEEDKVNTLTKAKAKLEQQVDDLEGSLEQEKKVRMDLERAKRKLEGDLKLTQESLMDLENDKQQLEERLKKKDFEVSQLNSKIEDEQVVGIQLQKKLKELQARIEELEEELEAERAARAKVEKQRADLARELEEISERLEEAGGATTAQIEMNKKREAEFQKLRRDLEEATLQHESTAATLRKKQADSMADLGEQIDNLQRVKQKLEKEKSEVRLELDDVISNMEHIVKSKTNLEKACRTLEDQMSEYKSKYEENQRSINDFSMQKSRLQTENGELSRQLEEKDSLVSQLTRGKLSFTQQIEDLKRQLEEESKAKNALAHAVQSARHDSDLLREQYEEEQEAKAELQRGMSKANSEVAQWRTKYETDAIQRTEELEEAKKKLAQRLQDAEEAVEAVNAKCSSLEKTKHRLQNEIEDLMVDVERSNAAANALDKKQRNFDKVLSEWKQKYEESQCELESSQKEARSLSTELFKLKNSYEEALDHLETMKRENKNLQEEISDLTEQLGEGGKSIHELEKLRKQLEQEKSEIQSALEEAEASLEHEEGKILRAQLEFNQVKADIERKLAEKDEEMEQTKRNLQRTIDTLQSALEAECRSRNEAMRLKKKMEGDLNEMEIQLSQSNRQAAEAQKQLKSVHAHLKDAQIQLDDSLRANDDLKENMAIVERRNNLMQAELEELRSSLEQTERGRKLAEQELLDLSERVQLLHSQNTSLLNQKKKLECDTSQLQTEVEEAVQECRNAEEKAKKAITDAAMMAEELKKEQDTSSHLERMKKNMEQTIKDLQHRLDEAEQIAMKGGKKQMQKLEARVRELENEVESEQKKSTEAIKGIRKYERRIKELTYQTEEDRKNMARLQDLVDKLQLKVKAYKRAAEESEEQANNHLGKFRKIQHELDEAEERADIAESQVNKLRAKSRDVGSKKGHDEE, encoded by the exons ACTGTGACCGTGAAGGAGTGTGATATCCATCCTCAAAATCCGCCAAAGTTTGATAAAATTGAAGACATGGCCATGTTCACCTTCCTCCATGAGCCTGCTGTGTTGTTTAACCTCAAAGAGCGTTATGCAGCATGGATGATCTAC ACTTACTCTGGGCTGTTCTGTGTGACTGTCAACCCCTACAAATGGCTGCCAGTCTACAACCAGGAGGTGGTGGAAGCCtacagaggaaagaagagggctGAAGCTCCTCCTCacatcttctccatctctgacaATGCCTATCAGTACATGCTGACAG ACAGGGAGAACCAATCCATTCTCATCAC TGGAGAATCCGGTGCTGGGAAAACTGTCAACACCAAGAGAGTTATTCAGTACTTTGCCAGCATTGCAGCTgcaggaggggggaagaaggaCACTGGATCTGAGAAAAAG GGGACCCTGGAGGATCAAATCATTCAGGCTAACCCAGCTCTGGAGGCTTTTGGTAACGCCAAGACCATCAGGAATGACAACTCTTCGAGATTC GGAAAGTTCATCAGAATCCATTTTGCAGCGAGTGGAAAGCTGGCTTCTGCTGATATTGAGACAT ATCTGTTGGAGAAGTCCCGTGTGACTTTCCAGCTCAAGGCTGAGAGAGACTACCACATTTTCTACCAGATCCTGTCCCAAAAAAAGCCAGAATTGCTAG AGATGCTGCTCATCACCAACAATCCGTACGACTATGGTTTCATATCCCAAGGAGAGACCACTGTACAATCCATCAATGACTCCGATGAGCTAATAGCCACTGAT GATGCCTTTGATGTGCTGGGTTTCACTCAAGAAGAGAAGAATGGCATCTACAAGATGACTGGTGCCATTATGCACTATGGAAACATGAAGTTCAAGCAGAAGCAGCGTGAGGAGCAGGCAGAGGCTGATGGcacagagg ATGCTGACAAAGTTGCATATCTGATGGGCCTCAACTCTGCTGACCTCATTAAGGGTCTCTGTCATCCAAGGGTCAAAGTAGGGAATGAGTGGGTCACCAAGGGACAGAGTGTCCAACAG GTGAACTACTCCATCGGTGCACTGTCCAAGTCAGTGTATGAGAAGATGTTCCTCTGGATGGTGGTGAGGATCAACCAATCCTTGGACACCAGGCAGCCACGCCAGTATTTTATTGGTGTGCTGGACATTGCTggttttgagatttttgat TTCAACACCTTTGAACAACTCTGCATCAACTTCACCAATGAGAAACTGCAACAGTTTTTCAACCACCACATGTTTGTGCTGGAGCAGGAAGAGTACAAGAAAGAGGGAATTGAGTGGACATTCATTGACTTTGGTATGGACTTGCAGGCTTGCATTGACCTTATCGAGAAG CCCATGGGTATCATGTCCATCCTTGAAGAGGAGTGCATGTTCCCCAAGGCCAGTGATGCTACCTTCAAAGCCAAACTTTATGACAACCACCTGGGCAAATCCAACAACTTCCAGAAGCCCAGGATTATCAAGGGGAGACCAGAGGCCCATTTCTCCCTGGTTCACTATGCTGGCACTGTGGATTACAACATCGGTAACTGGCTGGTGAAGAACAAGGACCCTCTGAATGAGACCGTTGTTGGACTTTACCAGAAATCTACTGTCAAGTTGCTTGGGGTCCTTTTTGCAAATTATGCTGGATCAGAAGCAA GTGATGGTGGAAAGGGCAAGGGAAGTAAGAAAAAGGGTTCCTCATTTCAGACAGTGTCTGCCTTGCACAGG GAGAACCTCAACAAGTTGATGACCAACTTGAGGTCGACTCACCCTCACTTTGTGCGCTGCATCATCCCCAATGAGACCAAGACTCCTGGGGCCATGGAGAATCCTTTGGTGATGCACCAGCTGCGCTGTAACGGTGTCCTGGAAGGCATCAGGATCTGCAGAAAGGGCTTCCCTAACAGGATCCTATATGGAGACTTCAAACAGAG ATACCGTATCCTGAATCCTGCTGCTATCCCTGAGGGTCAGTTCATTGACAGCAAAAAAGGAGCAGAGAAACTTCTGGGCTCTCTGGATATAGACCACAGTCAATACAAGTTTGGACACACTAAG GTGTTCTTTAAGGCTGGACTCCTGGGGACTCTGGAGGAGATGCGAGATGACCGTTTGTCACTCATCATCACTGGAGTCCAGTCAAGAGCTCGAGGTCTACTTGCAAGAATTGAATTCCAAAAGATTGTCGAGCGCAG GGATGCATTGCTCGTCATACAATGGAATGTGCGAGCCTTTATGGGGGTCAAGAATTGGCCCTGGATGAAGCTCTTCTTCAAGATCAAGCCTCTGCTGAAATCGGCTGAGTCAGAAAAGGAGATGGCCAACATGAAGGACGAGTTCCTGAAGCTGAAAGAGGCCTATGCAAAGTCAGAGACCCGCAGAAAGGAACTTGAGGAAAAAATGGTCTCTCTTCTCCAAGAGAAGAATGACCTACAGCTGCAAGTCCAGGCG GAGCAAGACAACCTCGGCGATgctgaggagagatgtgaggggCTGATTAAGAACAAGATACAGATGGAGGCCAAAGCCAAAGAGCTGACAGAAAGacttgaggatgaggaggagatgaatgCTGAACTCACTGCaaagaagaggaagctggaggatgaATGTTCTGAGCTGAAGAAGGACATTGATGATCTGGAGCTTACCCTGGccaaagtggagaaggagaaacatGCCACTGAGAACAAG GTGAAGAATCTGACTGAGGAAATGGCTGCTCTGGAAGAAATCATCGCCAAGCTGACTAAGGAGAAGAAAGCTTTGCAGGAAGCTCATCAGCAAACACTGGACGACCTGCAGAGTGAAGAAGACAAAGTCAACACTCTGACCAAGGCCAAGGCTAAGCTGGAGCAACAAGTTGATGAT CTTGAAGGTTCCCTGGAGCAAGAGAAGAAGGTTCGTATGGACCTTGAGAGAGCTAAGAGAAAGCTAGAGGGGGACTTGAAGTTGACGCAGGAAAGCCTAATGGACCTGGAGAATGATAAACAACAACTTGAAGAACGTCTTAAAAA AAAAGACTTTGAAGTCAGTCAGCTCAACAGTAAAATAGAAGATGAGCAAGTAGTTGGAATCCAGCTTCAAAAGAAACTGAAAGAGCTTCAG GCCCGCATTGAAGAGCTGGAAGAGGAgcttgaggcagagagagctgcccgggccaaggtggagaagcagagggcaGACCTGGCCAGAGAGCTTGAGGAGAtcagtgagaggctggaggaggctggtggagCAACAACAGCTCAGATTGAGATGAACAAGAAGAGGGAGGCTGAGTTCCAGAAACTCCGCAGAGACCTCGAAGAGGCCACTCTGCAGCATGAGTCCACCGCTGCCACACTGAGGAAGAAACAAGCTGACAGCATGGCTGACCTGGGAGAGCAGATAGATAACTTGCAGAGAGTGAAGCAGaaactggagaaggagaagagtgagGTCAGGCTTGAACTTGATGATGTGATCTCCAACATGGAACATATTGTTAAGTCTAAG ACTAATTTAGAGAAGGCTTGCAGAACTCTGGAGGACCAGATGAGTGAATACAAGTCCAAATATGAAGAGAACCAGCGCAGCATCAATGATTTCAGCATGCAAAAATCTAGGctgcaaacagaaaatg GTGAGCTTTCCAGACAGCTAGAGGAGAAAGACTCTCTTGTTTCTCAGTTGACAAGAGGCAAGCTATCTTTCACTCAGCAAATTGAAGACCTCAAAAGACAGCTGGAAGAGGAATCAAAG GCAAAGAATGCTCTGGCTCATGCAGTGCAGTCTGCCCGCCATGACTCTGACCTGCTGAGGGAGCAgtatgaggaggagcaggaggccaagGCAGAGCTGCAACGTGGCATGTCCAAGGCTAACTCTGAGGTGGCTCAGTGGAGAACCAAGTATGAAACTGATGCCatccagaggacagaggagctggaggaggccaa GAAGAAGCTGGCTCAGCGTCTACAAGATGCCGAGGAGGCTGTAGAGGCAGTGAATGCCAAATGTTCCTCCTTGGAGAAGACCAAACACAGACTCCAGAATGAGATTGAAGATCTCATGGTGGATGTGGAAAGGTCTAATGCTGCTGCTAATGCCTTGGACAAGAAGCAAAGAAACTTTGATAAA GTGCTGTCAGAGTGGAAGCAGAAGTATGAGGAGTCTCAATGTGAGTTGGAGAGCTCCCAGAAGGAGGCTAGGTCTCTGAGCACTGAGCTCTTCAAGCTGAAGAACTCTTATGAGGAAGCTCTGGATCATCTGGAAACCATGAAAAGGGAGAACAAGAATCTTCAAG AGGAGATATCCGACCTTACTGAGCAACTTGGTGAGGGAGGAAAGAGCATTCATGAACTGGAGAAACTCAGGAAACAGCTGGAACAGGAGAAAAGTGAGATCCAATCAGCTTTGGAGGAAGCTGAG GCTTCTCTTGAACACGAGGAAGGAAAGATTTTAAGAGCCCAGCTTGAGTTTAACCAAGTGAAGGCTGACATTGAGCGCAAGCTGGCTGAaaaggatgaggagatggagcagaCCAAGAGAAACCTGCAGAGGACCATTGATACCCTGCAGAGTGCCCTGGAAGCAGAGTGTCGCAGCAGGAATGAGGCCATGAGActgaagaagaagatggagggagacctcaATGAGATGGAGATCCAGCTCAGCCAGTCCAACAGACAGGCAGCCGAGGCCCAGAAGCAGCTCAAGTCTGTTCATGCTCATCTCAAG GACGCTCAAATCCAACTTGATGATTCTCTCCGAGCAAATGACGATCTCAAAGAGAACATGGCCATTGTGGAGAGACGCAACAATTTGATgcaggctgagctggaggaACTGAGGTCAAGCCTTGAGCAAACCGAGAGAGGTCGCAAGCTTGCTGAGCAAGAGCTGCTGGATCTCAGTGAGAGGGTGCAGCTGCTGCACTCACAG AATACCAGCCTGCTGAACCAGAAGAAGAAGCTGGAGTGCGATACATCCCAGCTTCAGaccgaggtggaggaggcggtGCAGGAGTGCCGAAATGCTGAAGAGAAGGCCAAGAAGGCCATCACGGACGCGGCCATGATGGCcgaggagctgaagaaggagcaggacacCAGCTCTCACCttgagaggatgaagaagaacATGGAGCAGACCATCAAGGACCTGCAACACCGTCTGGACGAGGCCGAACAGATCGCaatgaagggagggaagaagcaGATGCAGAAgctggaggccagg GTGAGGGAGCTGGAAAATGAAGTGGAGTCCGAACAAAAAAAGAGCACTGAGGCAATCAAGGGAATCCGTAAATATGAGAGACGCATCAAGGAACTCACATACCAG ACTGAGGAAGACCGTAAGAACATGGCCCGCCTGCAGGACCTTGTGGACAAGCTGCAACTGAAAGTCAAAGCCTACAAGAGAGCTGCAGAGGAGTCT GAGGAACAGGCTAACAATCATCTGGGCAAGTTCCGGAAGATCCAGCACGAGCTGGACGAAGCTGAGGAGAGAGCTGACATTGCTGAGTCTCAGGTCAACAAGCTGCGTGCCAAGAGCCGGGATGTGGGATCCAAG AAGGGACACGATGAAGAGTGA